A region from the Streptomyces sp. 3214.6 genome encodes:
- a CDS encoding fumarate reductase/succinate dehydrogenase flavoprotein subunit produces MDTDTPLQIPALADAEELTCDVLVIGGGTAGIMAALTAAERGADVLLLEKAHVRHSGALAMGMDGVNNAVIPGRAEPDDYVAEITRANDGIVDQSTVRQTATRGFAMVQRLESYGVKFEKDEHGDYAVRQVHRSGSYVLPMPEGKDVKKVLYRQLRRREMRERIRIENRVMPVRVLTSPEDGRAIGAVGFNTRTGQFVTVRAGGVVLATGACGRLGLPASGYLYGTYENPTNAGDGYAMAYHAGAELTGIECFQINPLIKDYNGPACAYVANPFGGYQVNRHGERFVDSDYWSGQMMAEFAAEVASDRGPVYLKLSHLPEESISALESILHSTERPTRGTFHSGRGHDYRTHDIEMHISEIGLCGGHSASGVRVDEHARTTVPRLYAAGDLACVPHNYMIGAFVFGDLAGADAARFKAYDGELPVDQLREAHELIYRPLRNPEGPPQPQVEYKLRRFVNDYVAPPKSGARLSLALEAFERMRGDIADMGARTAHELMRCAEVTFIRDCAEMAARASLARTESRWGLYHDRLDHPLRDDASWFHHLDLHKSPSGAMEFTARPVAPYLVPVDEFTPVGGPSRHLGEVHPEGVSTAGSRDTAPVAAGAETAAAGATDPSATSTPAPESAPEPAPASAVGSDPGQASSRRSSSRLLELVALAEAEPELAALVPYLTDPVPAVRREAVAVLTETVPPGTGPALAEALRDPAAEVRAAAAASLRELVETLPPEPALRDGLAAALTESDPVVRAAALDVLRALRLGDAALFASALTDADIAVRIEAVRALVSVDAADELARAATADPSREVRVTIAKSLATVAAGRLHDPSPAAVGPADSPHSGLDVGLAPEPDAVLAALVGLVDDPDALVRAAAYGALGTTGCPAPLAARAVTALADPAWQVRAGAATALGVAHADTAVPVLAKTLADPNADVRKAAVLALTRHRASEAARAALATATTDSDADVRAYATRAL; encoded by the coding sequence GTGGACACGGACACCCCCCTGCAGATCCCCGCGCTCGCCGACGCCGAGGAGCTGACCTGCGACGTCCTCGTCATCGGCGGCGGCACCGCCGGGATCATGGCGGCCCTGACCGCCGCCGAGCGCGGCGCGGACGTGCTGCTCCTGGAGAAGGCCCACGTCCGCCACTCCGGCGCACTCGCGATGGGCATGGACGGCGTCAACAACGCGGTCATCCCCGGGCGCGCCGAGCCCGACGACTACGTCGCCGAGATCACCCGCGCCAACGACGGCATCGTCGACCAGTCCACCGTCCGCCAGACCGCCACCCGCGGCTTCGCCATGGTGCAGCGCCTGGAGTCGTACGGCGTGAAGTTCGAGAAGGACGAGCACGGTGACTACGCCGTCCGCCAGGTGCACCGGTCGGGGTCCTACGTCCTGCCCATGCCCGAGGGCAAGGACGTCAAGAAGGTCCTCTACCGGCAGTTGCGGCGGCGCGAGATGCGGGAGCGGATCCGCATCGAGAACCGGGTGATGCCCGTGCGCGTACTGACCTCGCCCGAGGACGGGCGCGCCATCGGGGCGGTCGGCTTCAACACCCGCACAGGGCAGTTCGTCACCGTCCGCGCGGGCGGGGTCGTCCTCGCGACCGGCGCCTGCGGCCGCCTCGGCCTGCCCGCCTCCGGCTACCTGTACGGCACGTACGAGAACCCGACCAACGCGGGTGACGGCTACGCCATGGCCTACCACGCGGGCGCCGAGCTCACCGGTATCGAGTGCTTCCAGATCAACCCGCTGATCAAGGACTACAACGGCCCCGCCTGCGCGTATGTCGCCAACCCGTTCGGCGGCTACCAGGTCAACCGGCACGGCGAACGCTTCGTCGACTCCGACTACTGGTCGGGCCAGATGATGGCCGAGTTCGCGGCGGAGGTCGCGAGCGACCGGGGCCCGGTGTATCTGAAGCTGAGCCACCTGCCCGAGGAGTCGATCTCGGCCCTGGAGTCGATCCTGCACTCCACTGAGCGCCCGACCCGGGGCACCTTCCACTCCGGGCGCGGCCACGACTACCGCACCCACGACATCGAGATGCACATCTCGGAGATCGGCCTGTGCGGCGGCCATTCCGCCTCGGGTGTACGGGTCGACGAGCACGCCCGCACGACCGTCCCCCGTCTGTACGCCGCCGGCGACCTGGCCTGTGTCCCGCACAACTACATGATCGGCGCGTTCGTCTTCGGCGACCTCGCCGGCGCGGACGCGGCCCGGTTCAAGGCCTACGACGGTGAGCTTCCCGTTGACCAGCTGCGCGAGGCGCACGAGCTGATCTACCGCCCGCTGCGCAACCCGGAGGGCCCGCCGCAGCCCCAGGTCGAGTACAAACTGCGCCGCTTCGTGAACGACTACGTGGCGCCGCCGAAGTCGGGCGCTCGGCTGTCGCTGGCCCTGGAGGCCTTCGAGCGGATGCGGGGCGACATCGCCGACATGGGTGCCCGCACCGCGCACGAGCTCATGCGGTGCGCCGAGGTCACCTTCATCCGCGACTGCGCGGAGATGGCCGCGCGCGCCTCTCTGGCCCGCACGGAGTCCCGCTGGGGCCTCTACCACGATCGTCTCGACCATCCTCTCCGCGACGACGCTTCCTGGTTCCACCACCTTGACCTGCACAAGTCCCCCTCTGGTGCCATGGAGTTCACGGCCCGGCCCGTGGCTCCCTATCTGGTTCCGGTCGACGAGTTCACCCCCGTCGGCGGCCCTTCCCGGCATCTCGGCGAGGTCCACCCCGAGGGGGTGTCCACGGCCGGCTCACGGGACACGGCACCCGTCGCCGCCGGAGCCGAAACAGCCGCCGCGGGGGCGACCGATCCTTCGGCGACCTCGACGCCTGCGCCCGAATCCGCCCCCGAGCCCGCTCCCGCGTCTGCTGTCGGCAGCGACCCCGGTCAGGCCTCCTCCCGTCGGTCTTCCTCCCGTCTTCTCGAACTCGTCGCCCTCGCCGAAGCAGAGCCCGAACTCGCTGCTCTTGTCCCTTACTTGACCGACCCGGTGCCCGCCGTCCGGCGCGAGGCCGTCGCCGTGCTCACCGAGACCGTGCCGCCGGGCACCGGCCCCGCCCTCGCCGAGGCGCTGCGCGACCCCGCCGCAGAGGTACGGGCGGCGGCCGCCGCCTCACTGCGGGAGCTCGTCGAGACCCTGCCGCCGGAACCCGCCCTGCGCGACGGCCTCGCCGCCGCCCTGACCGAGTCCGACCCCGTTGTCCGCGCGGCGGCCCTGGACGTGCTGCGCGCCCTGCGCCTCGGGGACGCCGCCCTGTTCGCGAGCGCTCTCACCGACGCCGACATCGCCGTCCGGATCGAGGCCGTCCGCGCCCTGGTCTCCGTCGACGCCGCCGACGAACTGGCCCGCGCGGCGACCGCCGACCCCTCCCGAGAGGTCCGCGTCACCATCGCCAAGTCCCTGGCCACGGTGGCGGCCGGCCGTCTCCACGACCCCTCACCGGCGGCCGTCGGCCCCGCCGACAGCCCCCACTCCGGCCTCGACGTCGGCCTCGCTCCCGAGCCTGATGCCGTGCTCGCGGCCCTCGTCGGGCTCGTCGACGATCCCGACGCTTTGGTACGTGCCGCCGCCTACGGAGCGTTGGGCACCACGGGCTGCCCGGCGCCGCTCGCCGCCCGGGCCGTGACCGCCCTCGCCGACCCGGCCTGGCAGGTCCGCGCCGGGGCCGCCACAGCACTGGGCGTGGCCCACGCGGACACGGCCGTCCCCGTCCTCGCCAAGACCCTGGCCGATCCGAACGCCGACGTCCGCAAGGCCGCCGTCCTGGCCCTGACCCGGCACCGTGCCTCGGAGGCCGCCCGCGCGGCCCTGGCCACGGCGACGACGGACTCGGACGCGGACGTCAGGGCGTACGCGACCCGCGCCCTCTGA
- the recQ gene encoding DNA helicase RecQ — protein MGGTGGISGMTGITGTPGRTESEALATLHRVFGYEAFRGEQEAVIEHVVAGGDAVVLMPTGGGKSLCYQIPALVRPGTGIVVSPLIALMQDQVDALRALGVRAGFVNSTQDFDERRVVEAEFLAGELDLLYLAPERLRLESTLDLLSRGKVALFAIDEAHCVSQWGHDFRPDYLSLSLLGERWPDVPRIALTATATRATHEEITQRLNMPTARHFVASFDRPNIQYRIVPKADPKKQLLSFLREEHTGDAGIVYCLSRNSVEKTAEFLSRNGVEAVPYHAGLDAGTRAAHQSRFLREEGLVVCATIAFGMGIDKPDVRFVAHLDLPKSIEGYYQETGRGGRDGLPSTAWMAYGLNDVIQQRKLIQSGEGDEAFRRRAAAHLDSMLALCETAQCRRGQLLAYFGQEPAPVGCGNCDTCLAPPETWDGTVAAQKVLSTVVRLQRERGQKFGAVQIVDILMGKRTAKVIQFDHDQLSVFGIGEDLTEGEWRGVVRQLLAQGLLAVEGEYGTLVLTEASGAVLRRERDVPLRKEPKKPAAAKTSGSSSSGRGKAKTAAVELPEQLLPAFEALRAWRAEQAREQGVPAYVIFHDATLREIATVWPTSVRQLGGISGVGEKKLATYGEGVVEVLASLGGTPDTAVPAPADGPAPGAAPAADADPGDPDHWPEMDEEPEPEDWI, from the coding sequence ATGGGTGGGACGGGTGGGATCAGCGGGATGACAGGGATCACCGGGACGCCGGGGCGGACCGAGAGCGAGGCGCTGGCCACGCTGCACCGGGTCTTCGGGTACGAGGCCTTCCGCGGCGAGCAGGAAGCGGTCATCGAGCACGTGGTGGCCGGAGGGGACGCGGTCGTCCTCATGCCGACAGGCGGCGGCAAGTCGCTGTGCTACCAGATCCCCGCCCTGGTCAGACCCGGTACGGGCATCGTCGTCTCGCCACTGATCGCACTCATGCAGGACCAGGTGGACGCGTTGCGGGCGCTCGGCGTGCGCGCCGGATTCGTCAACTCCACGCAGGACTTCGACGAGCGGCGCGTCGTCGAGGCCGAGTTCCTCGCCGGCGAGCTGGACCTGCTGTACCTGGCGCCGGAGCGACTGCGCCTGGAATCCACCCTGGACCTCCTCTCACGAGGCAAGGTCGCGCTCTTCGCGATCGACGAGGCGCACTGCGTGTCCCAGTGGGGCCACGACTTCCGCCCCGACTACCTCTCCCTCTCCCTGCTCGGCGAGCGCTGGCCGGACGTCCCTCGGATCGCCCTCACGGCGACGGCCACCCGCGCGACGCACGAGGAGATCACCCAGCGGCTGAACATGCCGACGGCCCGCCACTTCGTGGCGAGCTTCGACCGGCCCAACATCCAGTACCGGATCGTGCCCAAGGCCGACCCCAAGAAGCAGTTGCTGAGCTTTCTGCGCGAGGAGCACACGGGCGACGCGGGCATCGTGTACTGCCTCTCGCGCAACTCCGTGGAGAAGACCGCCGAGTTCCTCTCCCGCAACGGCGTCGAGGCGGTGCCCTACCACGCGGGTCTGGACGCGGGGACGCGCGCGGCCCACCAGTCCCGGTTCCTGCGGGAGGAGGGCCTGGTCGTCTGCGCGACGATCGCCTTCGGCATGGGCATCGACAAGCCGGACGTGCGTTTCGTCGCCCACCTCGACCTGCCCAAGTCGATCGAGGGCTACTACCAGGAGACGGGGCGCGGAGGCCGTGACGGACTGCCCTCCACTGCCTGGATGGCGTACGGCCTCAACGACGTCATACAGCAGCGCAAACTGATCCAGTCCGGCGAGGGCGACGAGGCCTTCCGGCGGCGGGCCGCCGCCCACCTGGACTCGATGCTGGCACTGTGCGAGACCGCCCAGTGCCGCCGCGGCCAACTCCTCGCCTACTTCGGCCAGGAACCGGCTCCGGTGGGTTGCGGCAACTGCGACACCTGCCTCGCACCGCCGGAGACCTGGGACGGCACGGTCGCGGCCCAGAAGGTGCTGTCGACCGTGGTGCGACTGCAGCGCGAGCGCGGACAGAAGTTCGGCGCGGTGCAGATCGTCGACATCCTGATGGGCAAGCGTACGGCCAAGGTGATCCAGTTCGACCACGACCAACTGTCGGTGTTCGGCATCGGCGAGGACCTCACCGAGGGTGAATGGCGGGGCGTCGTACGGCAGCTGCTGGCCCAGGGGCTGCTCGCGGTCGAGGGGGAGTACGGCACGCTGGTGCTGACGGAGGCAAGCGGGGCGGTGCTGCGCCGCGAGCGGGACGTGCCGCTGCGCAAGGAACCGAAGAAACCGGCGGCGGCGAAGACGTCGGGCTCGTCCTCCTCCGGCAGGGGCAAGGCGAAGACGGCCGCGGTCGAGCTGCCCGAGCAACTGCTGCCCGCTTTCGAGGCCCTGCGCGCCTGGCGTGCCGAACAGGCCCGCGAACAGGGCGTTCCCGCGTACGTCATCTTCCACGACGCCACACTCCGGGAGATCGCCACGGTGTGGCCCACGTCGGTGCGACAACTCGGCGGCATCAGCGGCGTCGGCGAGAAGAAGCTGGCGACGTACGGCGAGGGCGTGGTGGAGGTCCTGGCCTCACTGGGCGGTACGCCGGACACCGCCGTTCCAGCGCCCGCCGACGGCCCCGCTCCCGGCGCTGCCCCGGCCGCCGACGCGGATCCGGGAGACCCGGACCACTGGCCCGAGATGGACGAGGAGCCGGAGCCCGAGGACTGGATATAG
- the nuoN gene encoding NADH-quinone oxidoreductase subunit NuoN codes for MSASAVHSLWTTAATAAEPISKIDSPKIEYGQLSPTLIVIGAAIIGVLVEAFVPRKHRYYAQVFVSVVALVAAFAAVIALAEGGYGTTKARIAAMGAIAVDGPALFLQGTILLAALVGLFTFAERRLDPETHGNRVDSFAAQAASVPGSDSEKAAVKAGFTTTEVFPLLLFAVAGMLVFPSANDLLTLFIALEVFSLPLYLLCALARRKRLMSQEAAVKYFLLGAFASAFTLFGIALLYGYAGSVSYGTIAQVVDGTIKNVDPALADTMGNDALLLVGAAMIVMGLLFKVGAVPFHMWTPDVYQGAPTPVTGFMAAATKVAAFGALLRLLYVVLPGLRWDWRPVMWGVAIVTMLGGAIVAITQTDIKRLLAYSSIAHAGFILAGVIATTPDGVSSVLFYLAAYSFVTIGAFAVVTLVRDAGGEATHLSKWAGLGRRSPLVAAVFAVFLLAFAGIPLTSGFAGKFAVFKAAAEGGAAPLVVVGVISSAIAAFFYIRVIVLMFFSEPRPEGPTVAVPSPLTMMAIGVGVAVTLVLGVAPQYFLDLANQAGVFVR; via the coding sequence GTGAGCGCATCAGCCGTCCACAGCCTGTGGACAACGGCGGCAACCGCGGCCGAACCGATCTCGAAGATCGACTCCCCGAAGATCGAGTACGGGCAATTGTCGCCCACCTTGATCGTCATCGGCGCGGCGATCATCGGGGTGCTGGTCGAGGCGTTCGTGCCGCGCAAGCACCGCTATTACGCACAGGTGTTCGTATCCGTCGTGGCGCTGGTCGCCGCCTTCGCCGCCGTGATCGCGCTGGCGGAGGGCGGGTACGGCACCACGAAGGCACGCATCGCCGCCATGGGCGCGATCGCGGTCGACGGACCGGCCCTCTTCCTGCAGGGCACGATCCTGCTGGCCGCCCTCGTCGGCCTGTTCACCTTCGCCGAACGGCGCCTCGACCCCGAGACGCACGGCAACAGGGTCGACTCGTTCGCCGCCCAGGCGGCCTCCGTGCCGGGCAGCGACAGTGAGAAGGCCGCGGTCAAGGCCGGTTTCACGACCACCGAGGTCTTCCCGCTGCTGCTGTTCGCGGTCGCCGGCATGCTGGTCTTCCCGTCGGCCAACGACCTGCTGACCCTCTTCATCGCCCTGGAAGTCTTCTCGCTGCCCCTGTACCTCCTGTGCGCACTGGCCCGCCGCAAGCGGCTCATGTCGCAGGAGGCCGCGGTCAAGTACTTCCTCCTCGGCGCGTTCGCCTCCGCGTTCACCCTCTTCGGCATCGCACTGCTGTACGGGTATGCGGGCTCGGTGTCATACGGGACGATCGCGCAGGTCGTCGACGGCACGATCAAGAACGTCGACCCGGCGCTCGCCGACACCATGGGCAATGACGCGCTGCTCCTCGTCGGCGCCGCGATGATCGTCATGGGGCTCCTCTTCAAGGTGGGCGCGGTGCCGTTCCACATGTGGACGCCCGACGTCTACCAGGGCGCGCCGACCCCGGTCACCGGCTTCATGGCCGCGGCGACCAAGGTGGCCGCCTTCGGTGCGCTGCTGCGTCTGCTGTACGTCGTCCTGCCCGGCCTGCGCTGGGACTGGCGGCCGGTCATGTGGGGCGTTGCGATCGTCACCATGCTGGGCGGCGCGATCGTCGCGATCACGCAGACCGACATCAAGCGGTTGCTGGCGTACTCGTCCATCGCGCACGCCGGATTCATCCTTGCGGGTGTCATCGCGACCACTCCGGACGGCGTCTCGTCCGTCCTCTTCTACCTGGCCGCGTACTCGTTCGTGACGATCGGCGCGTTCGCGGTGGTCACCCTCGTGCGCGACGCCGGCGGCGAGGCCACGCACCTGTCCAAGTGGGCGGGGCTCGGCCGGCGGTCGCCGCTGGTGGCGGCCGTGTTCGCGGTGTTCCTGCTGGCTTTCGCGGGCATCCCGCTGACCTCCGGCTTCGCCGGGAAGTTCGCCGTGTTCAAGGCGGCCGCGGAGGGCGGCGCGGCCCCGCTGGTCGTCGTCGGTGTGATCTCGTCGGCGATCGCCGCCTTCTTCTACATCCGGGTGATCGTGCTGATGTTCTTCAGCGAGCCGCGGCCCGAGGGTCCGACCGTCGCCGTTCCGTCGCCGCTGACGATGATGGCGATCGGGGTGGGCGTGGCGGTCACGCTGGTGCTCGGTGTGGCGCCGCAGTACTTCCTGGACCTGGCGAACCAGGCGGGAGTGTTCGTGCGCTGA
- a CDS encoding NADH-quinone oxidoreductase subunit M: MSFPLLTATAALPAIGAIATAAVPAARRNAAKALALLFSLATLALAIVVLVRFDPDGDRYQLTESHSWIKEFGVRYELGVDGIAVALIALTALLIPFIILAGWHDADPLETGNKRWRPTQGFFALILAVEAMVIISFEATDVFLFYIFFEAMLIPMYFLIGGFGDRAHEHGEETASTQRSYAAVKFLLYNLVGGLIMLAAVIGLYVAAGNFSLAEIAQARANGTLDMATNTERWLFLGFFFAFAVKAPLWPLHTWLPNAMGEATAPVAVLITAVVDKVGTFAMLRFCLQLFPEASKWATPVILVLAVISIIYGALLAVGQRDIKRLVAYASISHFGFIILGIFAMTSQGQSGATLYMVNHGISTAALMLVAGFLISRRGSRLIADYGGVQKVAPVLAGTFLIGGLATLSLPGLAPFVSEFLVLVGTFARYPAIGIIATFGIVLAALYTLVLYQRTMTGPVKPEVAAMPDLRARELVVVAPLIVLLIFLGVYPKPVTDIVNPAVKQTLSDVHKKDPKPEVEAAK, encoded by the coding sequence ATGTCCTTTCCTCTGCTGACAGCGACGGCGGCACTCCCGGCGATCGGGGCGATCGCCACGGCCGCCGTACCGGCCGCCCGGCGCAACGCCGCCAAAGCGCTGGCGCTGCTGTTCTCCCTCGCTACGCTCGCCCTGGCGATCGTCGTCCTGGTCCGCTTCGACCCCGACGGCGACCGCTACCAACTCACCGAATCCCACTCCTGGATCAAGGAATTCGGGGTCAGGTACGAACTGGGCGTGGACGGCATCGCGGTGGCTCTCATCGCGCTGACCGCCCTGCTGATCCCGTTCATCATCCTGGCGGGCTGGCACGACGCCGACCCGCTGGAGACGGGCAACAAGCGCTGGCGGCCGACGCAGGGCTTCTTCGCCCTGATCCTGGCCGTCGAGGCGATGGTGATCATCTCCTTCGAGGCCACCGACGTCTTCCTCTTCTACATCTTCTTCGAAGCCATGCTCATCCCGATGTACTTCCTCATCGGCGGCTTCGGGGACCGTGCGCACGAGCACGGTGAGGAGACGGCGTCCACGCAACGGTCGTACGCGGCCGTGAAGTTCCTGCTGTACAACCTGGTCGGCGGCCTGATCATGCTGGCCGCGGTGATCGGCCTCTATGTGGCCGCCGGGAACTTCTCGCTCGCGGAGATCGCTCAGGCGCGCGCCAACGGAACGCTCGACATGGCGACGAACACCGAACGCTGGCTGTTCCTCGGCTTCTTCTTCGCCTTCGCGGTGAAGGCCCCCCTGTGGCCGTTGCACACCTGGCTGCCCAACGCCATGGGCGAGGCCACGGCTCCGGTCGCCGTGCTCATCACGGCGGTCGTCGACAAGGTGGGCACCTTCGCGATGCTCCGGTTCTGCCTCCAGCTGTTCCCGGAGGCGAGCAAGTGGGCGACGCCCGTCATCCTCGTCCTCGCGGTGATCAGCATCATCTACGGGGCGCTGCTCGCCGTGGGACAGCGGGACATCAAGCGGCTGGTGGCTTACGCGTCGATCTCGCACTTCGGGTTCATCATCCTGGGCATCTTCGCGATGACCAGCCAGGGTCAGTCCGGCGCGACGTTGTACATGGTCAACCACGGCATTTCGACGGCCGCCCTGATGCTGGTCGCGGGCTTCCTGATCTCGCGGCGCGGCTCGCGGCTCATCGCCGACTACGGCGGTGTGCAGAAGGTCGCCCCGGTGCTCGCCGGCACCTTCCTGATCGGCGGTCTGGCGACGCTGTCACTGCCGGGGCTCGCGCCCTTCGTGAGCGAGTTCCTCGTCCTGGTCGGCACGTTCGCGCGCTACCCGGCGATCGGCATCATCGCCACCTTCGGCATCGTCCTCGCCGCGCTCTACACCCTCGTCCTCTATCAGCGGACGATGACGGGCCCGGTGAAACCCGAGGTCGCCGCGATGCCGGACCTCCGCGCGCGTGAGCTCGTGGTCGTCGCCCCGCTGATCGTGCTGCTGATCTTCCTCGGGGTCTACCCGAAGCCGGTCACGGACATCGTGAACCCCGCGGTCAAGCAGACCCTGTCCGACGTACACAAGAAGGACCCCAAGCCCGAGGTGGAGGCGGCCAAGTGA
- the nuoL gene encoding NADH-quinone oxidoreductase subunit L, with product MENLIALLIAAPLLGAAVLLVGGRRLDAVGHWIGTLLSAVSFVFGVVLFSDLLSKDAEHRTLTQHLFSWVPVEGFQADVAFRLDQLSMTFVLLITGVGSLIHLYSVGYMEHDERRCRFFGYLNLFLAAMLLLVLADNYLLLYVGWEGVGLASYLLIGFWQHKPSAATAAKKAFLVNRVGDMGLSIAIMLMFTTFGTFAFGPLLGTHEQAGLAGDAGEGKLTAIALMLLLAACGKSAQVPLQSWLGDAMEGPTPVSALIHAATMVTAGVYLIVRSGAIFNAAPDAQLVVTVVGAVTLLFGAIVGCAKDDIKKALAGSTMSQIGYMVLAAGLGPIGYVFAIMHLVTHGFFKAGLFLGAGSVMHGMNDEVDMRKYGGLRKYMPVTFVTFGLGYLAIIGFPGLSGFFSKDKIIEAAFAKGGTEGWILGACALLGAAITAYYMTRVMLMTFFGEERWKNQPTRSPEAPSAEPAAEHHGEHAEPHPHESPKSMTIPMILLAFGSVFAGGFFSIGDRFLHWLEPVTGYSHGDSPVSALTVTLSTMVVLVIGVAIAYAQYGRRPVPVLAPRGSLLTRAARRDLLQDDFNHVVLVRGGEHLTRSLVYVDHTLVDGVVNGTAASMGGLSGRLRKLQNGFARSYAVSMFGGAAILVAATLLMRAV from the coding sequence GTGGAGAACCTGATTGCGCTGCTCATCGCGGCGCCCCTGCTCGGAGCGGCCGTCCTCCTGGTCGGCGGCCGCCGGCTCGACGCCGTGGGCCACTGGATCGGCACGCTCCTGTCGGCGGTCTCCTTCGTGTTCGGCGTCGTCCTCTTCAGCGACCTGCTGAGCAAGGACGCCGAACACCGGACACTGACGCAGCACCTGTTCAGCTGGGTCCCGGTCGAGGGTTTCCAGGCGGACGTCGCGTTCCGCCTCGACCAGTTGTCGATGACGTTCGTGCTGCTGATCACGGGCGTCGGCTCGCTGATCCACCTGTACTCGGTCGGGTACATGGAGCACGACGAGCGGCGCTGCCGCTTCTTCGGCTACCTGAACCTGTTCCTCGCGGCGATGCTGCTGCTCGTCCTCGCCGACAACTACCTGCTGCTGTACGTCGGCTGGGAGGGCGTCGGTCTCGCGTCCTACCTGCTCATCGGCTTCTGGCAGCACAAGCCCAGTGCCGCGACGGCCGCGAAGAAGGCCTTCCTGGTCAACCGGGTCGGCGACATGGGCCTGTCGATCGCCATCATGCTGATGTTCACCACGTTCGGGACCTTCGCCTTCGGCCCGCTGCTGGGCACGCACGAGCAGGCGGGACTCGCCGGTGACGCAGGCGAGGGCAAGCTCACCGCCATCGCCCTGATGCTGCTGCTCGCCGCCTGCGGCAAGTCCGCCCAGGTGCCGCTGCAGTCCTGGCTCGGGGACGCGATGGAAGGCCCGACCCCGGTCTCGGCCCTCATCCACGCGGCCACGATGGTGACCGCCGGTGTGTACCTGATCGTCCGCTCCGGCGCGATCTTCAACGCGGCCCCCGACGCGCAACTCGTCGTCACCGTCGTCGGCGCCGTCACCCTCCTGTTCGGTGCGATCGTCGGTTGCGCGAAGGACGACATCAAGAAGGCGCTGGCCGGCTCGACGATGTCGCAGATCGGCTACATGGTGCTGGCCGCGGGCCTCGGCCCCATCGGCTACGTCTTCGCGATCATGCACCTGGTGACGCACGGCTTCTTCAAGGCCGGGCTGTTCCTCGGTGCGGGCTCGGTCATGCACGGCATGAACGACGAGGTCGACATGCGCAAGTACGGCGGCCTTCGCAAGTACATGCCGGTCACCTTCGTCACCTTCGGCCTCGGCTATCTCGCGATCATCGGCTTCCCGGGCCTGTCCGGCTTCTTCTCCAAGGACAAGATCATCGAGGCGGCGTTCGCCAAGGGCGGCACCGAGGGCTGGATCCTCGGCGCCTGCGCGCTGCTCGGCGCGGCCATCACCGCGTACTACATGACGCGCGTGATGCTGATGACGTTCTTCGGCGAGGAGCGTTGGAAGAACCAACCCACTCGTTCGCCCGAGGCGCCCAGTGCGGAACCGGCCGCCGAGCATCACGGCGAACACGCGGAGCCGCACCCGCACGAGTCGCCGAAGTCCATGACGATCCCGATGATCCTGCTGGCGTTCGGATCGGTCTTCGCGGGCGGGTTCTTCAGCATCGGCGACCGCTTCTTGCACTGGCTCGAGCCCGTCACCGGCTACTCCCACGGCGACTCGCCGGTCAGCGCCCTCACCGTCACCCTCTCCACGATGGTGGTGCTGGTGATCGGCGTCGCCATCGCCTACGCGCAGTACGGCCGTCGCCCGGTCCCGGTCCTCGCCCCGCGCGGGTCGCTGCTCACCCGGGCCGCCCGCCGCGACCTTCTCCAGGACGACTTCAACCACGTCGTCCTGGTCCGCGGCGGCGAGCACCTCACGCGCTCCCTTGTGTACGTCGACCACACCCTGGTCGACGGGGTCGTCAACGGCACGGCGGCCTCCATGGGCGGCCTGTCCGGACGCCTCCGCAAGCTGCAGAACGGCTTCGCGCGGTCGTACGCGGTCTCGATGTTCGGCGGTGCGGCGATCCTCGTCGCCGCGACCCTGCTGATGAGGGCGGTCTGA
- the nuoK gene encoding NADH-quinone oxidoreductase subunit NuoK: MNPVNYLYLAALLFTIGATGVLIRRNAIVVFMCIELMLNACNLAFVAFSRMHGNLDGQIIAFFTMVVAAAEVVVGLAIIVSLFRSRHSASVDDASLMKL, encoded by the coding sequence GTGAACCCCGTCAACTACCTCTATCTCGCCGCCCTGTTGTTCACGATCGGTGCGACGGGCGTACTGATCAGGCGCAACGCGATCGTCGTGTTCATGTGCATCGAGCTCATGCTCAACGCCTGCAACCTCGCGTTCGTCGCCTTCTCCCGGATGCACGGCAATCTCGACGGCCAGATCATCGCCTTCTTCACGATGGTCGTCGCCGCCGCGGAGGTCGTGGTGGGACTCGCGATCATCGTGTCGCTGTTCCGTTCCCGCCACTCGGCCTCGGTCGACGACGCCAGCCTGATGAAGCTGTAA